One part of the Streptomyces nigra genome encodes these proteins:
- a CDS encoding ABC transporter ATP-binding protein, whose translation MATALATAAGTDASVEHAARIAHVSKSFAGPAGQQLVLDDITLDVAPGEFVTLLGASGCGKSTLLNLVAGLDRPSAGTISTDGRPALMFQEHALFPWLTAGRNIELALKLRGVAKAERRERAEELLELVRLKGAYGKRVHELSGGMRQRVAMARALAQDSRLLLMDEPFAALDAITRDVLHDELTRIWRETGVSVLFVTHNVREAVRLAQRVVLLSSRPGRVAREWTVGIPQPRRIEDAEVAELSREITEELRGEIRRHGQH comes from the coding sequence ATGGCCACCGCCCTCGCCACGGCCGCCGGCACGGACGCGTCCGTCGAGCACGCCGCGCGGATCGCGCATGTCTCGAAGTCCTTCGCCGGCCCGGCCGGGCAGCAGCTCGTCCTCGACGACATCACCCTCGACGTCGCCCCCGGCGAGTTCGTCACCCTTCTCGGAGCCTCCGGCTGCGGCAAGTCCACCCTGCTCAACCTGGTCGCCGGCCTCGACCGGCCCAGCGCGGGCACCATCAGCACCGACGGCCGCCCCGCCCTGATGTTCCAGGAACACGCCCTGTTCCCCTGGCTGACGGCGGGCAGGAACATCGAACTCGCCCTCAAGCTGCGGGGCGTGGCGAAGGCCGAGCGGCGCGAGCGCGCCGAGGAGCTGCTCGAACTGGTCCGGCTGAAGGGCGCGTACGGCAAGCGGGTGCACGAACTGTCGGGCGGTATGCGCCAGCGCGTCGCCATGGCCCGTGCCCTCGCCCAGGACAGCCGGCTGCTCCTCATGGACGAGCCGTTCGCCGCGCTGGACGCCATCACCCGGGACGTCCTGCACGACGAACTCACCCGCATCTGGCGGGAGACCGGCGTGTCCGTCCTGTTCGTGACGCACAACGTCCGCGAGGCCGTCCGGCTCGCCCAGCGGGTCGTCCTGCTGTCGTCGCGGCCCGGCCGCGTCGCCCGGGAGTGGACCGTGGGCATCCCGCAGCCCCGCCGGATCGAGGACGCCGAGGTCGCCGAACTGTCCCGG
- a CDS encoding aliphatic sulfonate ABC transporter substrate-binding protein, with the protein MTRSVSARRAPRRTLAVLAALPLLALGACGYGSQAKESTEQAVAGAPKVDGLDSVRIGYFGNLTHATALVGRHERLFQQELGGTRAEYATFNAGPSEIEALNSGSVDIGWIGPSPAVNGYIKAQGKNLRIVSGSASGGVKLVVDPKKVKSLKDVKGRRIATPQLGNTQDVAFLNWASEQGWKVDAESGKGDVSVVRTDNKITPDAYRSGSIDGAWVPEPTASKLVAEGGKVLLDESDLWPGEKFVITNVVVSQRFLKEHPKAVEAVLRASVKTNRWITAHQDRAKAAANAQLEADTGKPLPANVLDPAWKSLAVTDDPLASTLRTQAGHAVRAGLLQRPDLTGIYDLGPLNKVLKAEGAAAVDDAGLGAG; encoded by the coding sequence GTGACACGTTCCGTGTCCGCCCGCCGCGCCCCGCGCCGGACGCTCGCCGTCCTGGCCGCGCTGCCGCTGCTCGCCCTCGGGGCGTGCGGCTACGGCTCGCAGGCCAAGGAGTCCACCGAGCAGGCCGTCGCGGGCGCGCCCAAGGTGGACGGCCTGGACTCGGTGCGGATCGGCTACTTCGGGAACCTGACCCACGCGACGGCCCTGGTCGGCCGGCACGAGCGCCTGTTCCAGCAGGAGCTGGGCGGCACACGGGCGGAGTACGCCACGTTCAACGCCGGTCCGTCGGAGATCGAGGCGCTGAACTCCGGTTCCGTCGACATCGGCTGGATCGGCCCCTCCCCCGCGGTCAACGGCTACATCAAGGCGCAGGGGAAGAATCTGCGGATCGTCTCCGGGTCGGCCTCGGGCGGTGTGAAGCTCGTCGTGGACCCGAAGAAGGTCAAGTCGTTGAAGGACGTCAAGGGCAGGCGGATCGCGACTCCGCAGCTCGGCAACACCCAGGACGTGGCATTCCTCAACTGGGCCTCCGAGCAGGGCTGGAAGGTCGACGCGGAGAGCGGCAAGGGCGATGTGTCCGTCGTCCGCACCGACAACAAGATCACCCCGGACGCCTACAGGTCCGGGTCGATCGACGGCGCGTGGGTGCCCGAGCCGACCGCCTCGAAGCTGGTCGCCGAGGGCGGCAAGGTGCTGCTGGACGAGTCGGACCTGTGGCCCGGCGAGAAGTTCGTGATCACGAACGTCGTCGTGTCGCAGCGCTTCCTGAAGGAGCACCCGAAGGCCGTGGAGGCCGTCCTGCGCGCCTCCGTGAAGACGAACCGGTGGATCACCGCCCACCAGGACCGGGCGAAGGCCGCGGCGAACGCGCAGCTGGAGGCCGACACCGGCAAGCCGCTGCCCGCGAACGTCCTCGACCCGGCGTGGAAGTCCCTCGCGGTCACCGACGACCCGCTGGCGTCCACGCTGCGCACCCAGGCCGGTCACGCGGTCCGGGCGGGCCTGCTCCAGCGCCCCGACCTGACCGGCATCTACGACCTGGGCCCGCTGAACAAGGTCCTCAAGGCCGAGGGCGCAGCCGCGGTCGACGACGCCGGTCTGGGCGCCGGGTAA
- a CDS encoding sulfate adenylyltransferase subunit 1, whose translation MSTTTTEELSATTLLRFATAGSVDDGKSTLVGRLLHDSKSVLADQLEAVERASLSRGQDAPDLALLTDGLRAEREQGITIDVAYRYFATPRRRFILADTPGHVQYTRNMVTGASTAELTVILVDARNGVVEQTRRHAAIAALLRVPHVVLAVNKMDLVDYQESVFAAIAEEFTAYALELGVPEITAIPISALAGDNVVDPSAHMDWYGGPTFLEHLETVPVSHDLSHCHARLPVQYVIRPQSAEHPDYRGYAGQIAAGSFRVGESVTVLPSGRTSTISGIDLLGEPVDVAWTTQSVTVLLQDDIDVSRGDLIVPTKDAPPTTQDIEATVCHVADAPLTVGHRVLLKHGTRTVKAIVKDIPSRLTLSDLSLHPHPGQLVANDIGRVKVRTAEPLPVDSYADSRRTGSFILIDPSDGTTLTAGMVGESFAAPEPVKEEPEDDGWDF comes from the coding sequence ATGAGCACCACGACGACCGAGGAACTCTCGGCCACCACCCTGCTGCGGTTCGCCACCGCGGGCTCCGTCGACGACGGCAAGTCCACCCTGGTCGGGCGGCTGCTGCACGACTCCAAGTCGGTGCTCGCCGACCAGCTGGAGGCCGTGGAGCGCGCCTCTCTGAGCCGTGGCCAGGACGCGCCCGACCTCGCGCTGCTCACCGACGGCCTGCGGGCCGAGCGGGAGCAGGGCATCACGATCGACGTGGCGTACCGTTACTTCGCCACGCCCCGGCGCCGGTTCATCCTGGCCGACACCCCGGGCCATGTGCAGTACACCCGCAACATGGTGACCGGCGCGTCCACCGCCGAGCTGACCGTGATCCTCGTCGACGCCCGCAACGGCGTGGTCGAGCAGACCCGCCGGCACGCGGCCATCGCCGCCCTGCTGCGCGTCCCGCACGTGGTGCTCGCCGTGAACAAGATGGACCTGGTCGACTACCAGGAGTCCGTGTTCGCAGCGATCGCCGAGGAGTTCACGGCGTACGCGCTGGAGCTGGGCGTCCCGGAGATCACCGCCATCCCGATCTCGGCGCTGGCCGGCGACAACGTGGTGGACCCGTCCGCGCACATGGACTGGTACGGCGGCCCGACCTTCCTGGAGCACCTGGAGACGGTCCCGGTCAGCCACGACCTGAGCCACTGTCACGCGCGGCTGCCCGTGCAGTACGTGATCCGGCCGCAGAGCGCGGAGCACCCCGACTACCGGGGCTACGCGGGCCAGATCGCCGCCGGTTCGTTCCGGGTCGGCGAGTCCGTGACCGTGCTGCCGTCGGGCCGTACGTCCACGATCTCCGGGATCGACCTGCTGGGCGAGCCCGTCGACGTCGCCTGGACCACCCAGTCGGTGACCGTCCTCCTTCAGGACGACATCGACGTCTCGCGCGGCGACCTGATCGTGCCGACCAAGGACGCGCCCCCGACCACGCAGGACATCGAGGCCACCGTCTGCCATGTCGCCGACGCCCCGCTGACCGTCGGCCACCGGGTGCTGCTCAAGCACGGCACCCGGACGGTCAAGGCGATCGTGAAGGACATCCCGTCCCGGCTCACGCTCTCCGACCTGTCCCTGCACCCGCACCCCGGGCAGCTCGTCGCCAACGACATCGGCCGCGTCAAGGTGCGCACCGCCGAGCCGCTGCCGGTCGACTCCTACGCCGACTCCCGCCGCACGGGCTCGTTCATCCTGATCGACCCGAGCGACGGCACCACGCTGACCGCGGGCATGGTCGGCGAGTCCTTCGCGGCCCCGGAGCCGGTCAAGGAGGAGCCCGAGGACGACGGGTGGGATTTCTGA
- the cysD gene encoding sulfate adenylyltransferase subunit CysD yields MTTTVATPQEGTDSPYALSHLDALESEAVHIFREVAGEFERPVILFSGGKDSIVMLHLALKAFAPAPVPFSLLHVDTGHNFPEVIEYRDRTVEKHQLRLHVASVQDYIDRGVLKERPDGTRNPLQTLPLTEKIQAERFDAVFGGGRRDEEKARAKERVFSLRDEFSQWDPRRQRPELWNLYNGRHAPGEHVRVFPLSNWTELDVWQYIAREGIELPQIYFAHEREVFKRSGMWLTAGEWGGPKDGETVEKRLVRYRTVGDMSCTGAVDSDAVSLEQVITEIAASRLTERGATRADDKLSEAAMEDRKREGYF; encoded by the coding sequence ATGACGACGACCGTCGCCACGCCGCAGGAGGGTACGGACAGCCCGTACGCCCTGTCGCACCTGGACGCCCTGGAGTCGGAGGCCGTCCACATCTTCCGTGAGGTCGCGGGTGAGTTCGAGCGGCCGGTGATCCTGTTCTCCGGCGGCAAGGACTCCATCGTCATGCTGCACCTGGCGCTGAAGGCGTTCGCGCCGGCGCCGGTGCCGTTCTCCCTGCTGCACGTCGACACGGGCCACAACTTCCCCGAGGTCATCGAGTACCGGGACCGCACGGTGGAGAAGCACCAGCTGCGGCTGCATGTCGCCTCGGTGCAGGACTACATCGACCGGGGGGTGCTCAAGGAGCGCCCGGACGGCACCCGCAACCCGCTGCAGACGCTGCCGCTGACGGAGAAGATCCAGGCGGAGCGGTTCGACGCGGTGTTCGGCGGCGGGCGCCGCGACGAGGAGAAGGCCCGCGCCAAGGAGCGGGTGTTCAGCCTCCGCGACGAGTTCTCCCAGTGGGACCCGCGCCGCCAGCGCCCCGAGCTGTGGAACCTGTACAACGGCCGCCACGCGCCCGGCGAGCACGTCCGCGTCTTCCCGCTGTCCAACTGGACCGAGCTGGACGTCTGGCAGTACATCGCCCGCGAGGGCATCGAGCTGCCGCAGATCTACTTCGCCCACGAGCGCGAGGTGTTCAAGCGCTCCGGGATGTGGCTGACGGCCGGCGAGTGGGGCGGCCCGAAGGACGGCGAGACCGTCGAGAAGCGGCTCGTGCGCTACCGCACCGTCGGCGACATGTCCTGCACCGGTGCCGTCGACTCCGACGCGGTCAGCCTGGAGCAGGTCATCACCGAGATCGCCGCGTCCCGGCTCACCGAGCGGGGCGCCACCCGCGCCGACGACAAGCTCTCCGAGGCCGCGATGGAAGACCGTAAGCGCGAGGGGTACTTCTAA
- the cysC gene encoding adenylyl-sulfate kinase → MTTGATVWLTGLPSAGKTTIAHELAGRLRAEGHRVEVLDGDEIREFISAGLGFSREDRHTNVQRIGFVAELLARNGVKTLVPVIAPYADSREAVRKRHQESGAPYLEVHVATPVDVCSVRDVKGLYAKQAAGELTGLTGVDDPYEEPESPDLRIESQHQTVQESAASVYALLTERGLA, encoded by the coding sequence GTGACGACCGGAGCCACCGTCTGGCTCACGGGTCTGCCGAGCGCCGGCAAGACCACCATCGCCCATGAACTGGCCGGCCGGCTGCGGGCCGAGGGCCACCGGGTCGAGGTCCTCGACGGCGACGAGATCCGCGAGTTCATCTCGGCGGGCCTCGGCTTCAGCCGCGAGGACCGGCACACCAACGTGCAGCGCATCGGGTTCGTCGCCGAACTGCTCGCCCGCAACGGCGTCAAGACGCTCGTCCCGGTGATCGCGCCCTACGCCGACAGCCGTGAGGCGGTCCGCAAGCGCCACCAGGAGAGCGGGGCGCCGTACCTGGAGGTGCACGTGGCCACGCCGGTCGACGTGTGCTCCGTCCGCGATGTGAAGGGGCTGTACGCCAAGCAGGCCGCCGGCGAGCTGACCGGGCTCACCGGGGTCGACGACCCGTACGAGGAGCCCGAGTCGCCGGATCTGCGGATCGAGTCGCAGCACCAGACCGTGCAGGAGTCCGCGGCGTCCGTGTACGCCCTGCTCACCGAAAGGGGACTGGCATGA
- a CDS encoding phosphoadenylyl-sulfate reductase, with product MTATHERTTDELRALAEQAGRDLEDASALEILQWAADTFGERFCVTSSMEDAVVAHLASRAMPGVDVVFLDTGYHFEETIGTRDAVEAVMDVNVITLTPRQTVAEQDAEYGPKLHDRDPDLCCKLRKVEPLERGLAGYAAWATGLRRDESPTRANTPVVGWDEKRRKVKVSPIARWTQDDVDAYVAEHGVLTNPLLMDGYASVGCAPCTRRVLAGEDARAGRWAGRAKTECGLHG from the coding sequence ATGACGGCGACTCACGAGCGCACGACGGACGAACTGCGGGCGCTCGCCGAGCAGGCGGGCCGCGACCTGGAGGACGCCTCCGCGCTGGAGATCCTCCAGTGGGCGGCCGACACGTTCGGTGAGCGGTTCTGCGTGACCTCCTCGATGGAGGACGCGGTGGTCGCCCACCTCGCCTCCCGTGCGATGCCCGGCGTGGACGTGGTGTTCCTGGACACCGGCTACCACTTCGAGGAGACCATCGGCACCCGCGACGCCGTCGAGGCCGTGATGGACGTCAACGTCATCACCCTCACCCCCCGGCAGACGGTCGCCGAGCAGGACGCCGAGTACGGCCCGAAGCTGCACGACCGCGACCCCGACCTGTGCTGCAAGCTGCGCAAGGTCGAGCCGCTGGAGCGCGGCCTCGCCGGCTACGCGGCGTGGGCGACCGGCCTGCGCCGCGACGAGTCCCCGACCCGGGCCAACACCCCGGTCGTCGGCTGGGACGAGAAGCGGCGGAAGGTCAAGGTCTCCCCCATCGCCCGCTGGACCCAGGACGACGTGGACGCCTACGTCGCCGAGCACGGCGTGCTGACCAACCCGCTGCTCATGGACGGCTACGCCTCCGTCGGCTGCGCCCCGTGCACCCGCCGGGTCCTCGCGGGCGAGGACGCGCGCGCCGGCCGCTGGGCGGGCCGCGCCAAGACCGAGTGCGGACTGCACGGATGA
- a CDS encoding nitrite/sulfite reductase, which produces MAATPQKPAAATPRRKVSRHRGEGQWAVGHHTPLNGNEQFKKDDDGLNVRTRIETIYSKRGFDSIDPNDLRGRMRWWGLYTQRKPGIDGGKTAVLEPEELDDSYFMLRVRIDGGALTTRQLRVIGEVSQEYARGTADITDRQNVQYHWIRIEDVPAIWERLEGVGLSTVTACGDTPRVMIGSPVAGIAEDEIIDATPALEEMKRRVLNNPAYSNLPRKFKTAISGSPLLDVVHEINDVAFVGVVHPEHGPGFDIWVGGGLSTNPKLGVRLGAWVPIDEVPDVYEGVISIFRDYGYRRLRTRARLKFLVADWGAEKFRQVLEDEYLGGRKLVDGPAPEQPVQQWRDHIGVHRQKDGRYYVGFAPRVGRVDGATLTKIADLAEAHGSGRVRTTVEQKMIVLDVEQDQVDSLVEGLEALDLTARPSTFRRGTMACTGIEFCKLAIVETKQRGSQLIDELERRLPEFEEPLTINLNGCPNACARIQVADIGLKGQLVLNDRGEQVEGYQVHLGGALGLEAGFGRKVRGLKVTSEELPDYIERVLKRFQAEREEGERFAAWAARASEEALS; this is translated from the coding sequence ATGGCCGCCACCCCGCAGAAGCCTGCCGCCGCGACTCCGCGCCGCAAGGTGAGCCGTCACCGCGGTGAGGGTCAGTGGGCCGTGGGCCACCACACCCCGCTGAACGGCAACGAGCAGTTCAAGAAGGATGACGACGGTCTCAATGTGCGGACACGCATTGAGACGATCTACTCCAAGCGCGGCTTCGACTCCATCGACCCGAACGATCTGCGCGGCCGGATGCGCTGGTGGGGGCTGTACACCCAGCGCAAGCCCGGGATCGACGGCGGCAAGACGGCCGTCCTGGAGCCGGAGGAGCTGGACGACTCCTACTTCATGCTGCGCGTCCGCATCGACGGCGGCGCGCTGACCACGCGGCAGCTGCGGGTCATCGGCGAGGTCTCGCAGGAGTACGCGCGCGGGACCGCGGACATCACCGACCGGCAGAACGTCCAGTACCACTGGATCCGCATCGAGGACGTCCCCGCGATCTGGGAGCGGCTGGAGGGCGTGGGCCTGTCCACGGTCACGGCCTGCGGCGACACCCCGCGTGTGATGATCGGCTCGCCGGTCGCCGGCATCGCCGAGGACGAGATCATCGACGCCACCCCCGCACTGGAGGAGATGAAGCGCCGAGTCCTCAACAACCCGGCCTACTCCAACCTTCCCCGCAAGTTCAAGACGGCCATCTCGGGATCGCCGCTGCTTGACGTGGTGCACGAGATCAACGACGTCGCGTTCGTCGGCGTGGTGCACCCCGAGCACGGCCCCGGCTTCGACATCTGGGTCGGCGGAGGTCTGTCCACCAACCCCAAACTGGGTGTGCGGCTGGGCGCCTGGGTGCCGATCGACGAGGTGCCGGACGTCTACGAAGGCGTCATCTCGATCTTCCGCGACTACGGCTACCGGCGGCTGCGCACCCGCGCCCGCCTGAAGTTCCTCGTCGCCGACTGGGGCGCGGAGAAGTTCCGCCAGGTCCTGGAGGACGAGTACCTCGGCGGGCGCAAGCTGGTCGACGGGCCCGCCCCCGAGCAGCCCGTGCAGCAGTGGCGCGACCACATCGGCGTCCACCGCCAGAAGGACGGCCGCTACTACGTCGGGTTCGCCCCGCGCGTCGGACGTGTCGACGGCGCCACGCTCACCAAGATCGCCGACCTGGCCGAGGCCCATGGCTCGGGCCGGGTGCGCACCACCGTCGAGCAGAAGATGATCGTGCTCGACGTCGAGCAGGACCAGGTCGACTCGCTGGTCGAGGGCCTGGAGGCGCTCGACCTGACCGCGCGGCCGTCCACCTTCCGGCGCGGCACGATGGCCTGCACCGGCATCGAGTTCTGCAAGCTGGCCATCGTCGAGACCAAGCAGCGCGGCTCGCAGCTGATCGACGAACTGGAGCGCCGCCTGCCGGAGTTCGAGGAGCCGCTCACCATCAACCTCAACGGCTGCCCGAACGCCTGCGCCCGTATCCAGGTGGCGGACATCGGTCTCAAGGGGCAGCTGGTCCTGAATGACCGGGGCGAGCAGGTCGAGGGCTACCAGGTGCACCTCGGCGGCGCGCTCGGCCTGGAGGCCGGGTTCGGCCGCAAGGTCCGCGGGCTCAAGGTCACCTCGGAGGAGCTGCCCGACTACATCGAGCGGGTCCTCAAGCGGTTCCAGGCGGAGCGCGAGGAGGGCGAGCGGTTCGCCGCCTGGGCCGCGCGCGCCTCGGAGGAGGCCCTGTCATGA
- a CDS encoding putative leader peptide: MPGTGIALVSRRHVDLGRMSSAICPVR; this comes from the coding sequence ATGCCTGGAACTGGAATTGCCTTGGTGAGTCGGCGGCACGTCGACCTGGGCCGCATGTCCAGCGCCATCTGTCCGGTGCGCTGA
- a CDS encoding GNAT family N-acetyltransferase codes for MPTIAVTTWSLEQTAPTDLLPAAAPEGEVRVVRAEVPSPEFSRFLYASVGGDIRWVDRLGWSYARWQEQLERPGVETWVAYDRGTPAGYVELEAQDGGVVEIVYFGLIPAFRGRRIGGHLLSYATARAWDLAERWPDLPPTKRVWLHTCSKDGEHAMANYQRRGFTLFDTKVEEEAEVATPGPWPGAYPG; via the coding sequence ATGCCCACCATCGCCGTGACCACCTGGTCCCTGGAACAGACCGCCCCCACCGACCTCCTCCCGGCCGCCGCGCCGGAGGGGGAAGTGCGGGTCGTCCGCGCCGAGGTCCCCTCGCCCGAGTTCAGCCGCTTCCTGTACGCGTCCGTCGGCGGCGACATCCGCTGGGTGGACCGGCTCGGCTGGAGCTACGCACGGTGGCAGGAGCAGCTGGAGCGTCCGGGTGTCGAGACCTGGGTGGCGTACGACCGCGGGACGCCGGCGGGCTATGTCGAGCTGGAGGCGCAGGACGGCGGGGTCGTGGAGATCGTCTACTTCGGCCTGATCCCGGCCTTCCGCGGGCGGCGGATCGGCGGCCATCTGCTGTCGTACGCCACCGCCCGCGCCTGGGACCTGGCCGAGCGGTGGCCGGACCTCCCGCCGACGAAGCGGGTGTGGCTGCACACGTGCAGCAAGGACGGGGAGCACGCGATGGCCAACTACCAGCGCCGGGGCTTCACGCTGTTCGACACGAAGGTCGAGGAGGAGGCCGAGGTGGCGACGCCCGGGCCGTGGCCCGGCGCGTACCCTGGCTGA